One genomic region from Candidatus Eisenbacteria bacterium encodes:
- a CDS encoding FlgD immunoglobulin-like domain containing protein, with amino-acid sequence MRPTMVLRALSGIALLSVIGEFAIAGEPGYTVTPLGTLGGNVSGAHAINSHGQVVGRARDANGAFRAFLWERGQMVDLGTREGEESSAEAINDDGQVAGYVGRGFRTSAILWRHGVVTDLGVLPGDQFSAAQFMNQRGQVVGISYPSIPRESVQEGFIWENGVMTALGTLGGPASTPMDLNDRGQVVGSSLNANGESHAFLWENGVMKDLGGAFGPSLSDARAINNQGLAGGSLVIGGENHACIWQDGVVTDLGLGGVNDINQAGQVVGTLSTPAGSRAFIWHHGKLTVLGTLGGPASIGITINDRGQVLGRTSNASGQPRVFFWDRGAMVDLGPVQTFGINNRGEAYANFIADGTVHAHLLTFANEPAPASSNCALLRTQSAPADAARLQTVPNPFRTDVILQLSLPQTAEVEASVYDISGRLLRRLQRGPLGAGQQRLFWDGRDDRGQDAGTGVFLVQARSVSWNLSRKVFRTK; translated from the coding sequence ATGCGTCCCACAATGGTCCTTCGCGCGCTCTCGGGAATCGCGCTGTTGTCGGTGATTGGCGAATTCGCCATCGCGGGCGAGCCTGGATACACGGTGACACCGCTAGGGACCCTGGGAGGGAATGTCAGCGGTGCGCATGCCATCAACAGCCATGGACAGGTCGTGGGACGAGCGAGAGATGCGAACGGAGCCTTTCGCGCCTTCCTGTGGGAGCGTGGGCAGATGGTGGACCTGGGGACACGAGAAGGAGAGGAGTCCTCTGCCGAGGCCATCAATGACGACGGACAGGTAGCCGGGTACGTCGGCCGCGGGTTCAGGACCAGTGCAATTCTCTGGCGGCATGGCGTGGTGACCGACCTGGGCGTTTTGCCCGGCGACCAATTCAGCGCGGCCCAATTCATGAACCAGCGCGGACAGGTTGTAGGTATCAGCTATCCATCAATTCCTCGGGAGTCCGTGCAGGAGGGGTTCATCTGGGAGAACGGGGTCATGACCGCTCTGGGCACACTGGGCGGCCCGGCGAGTACTCCAATGGATCTCAATGACCGCGGGCAAGTGGTGGGCTCGTCGCTCAACGCCAACGGCGAGTCGCACGCGTTTCTCTGGGAAAACGGGGTCATGAAGGACCTCGGAGGGGCTTTCGGGCCGAGCCTGAGCGATGCCCGGGCCATCAACAATCAAGGGTTGGCTGGGGGAAGCCTTGTCATCGGTGGTGAGAACCACGCCTGCATCTGGCAGGACGGCGTGGTGACAGATCTAGGCCTCGGGGGAGTGAACGACATCAACCAGGCCGGACAGGTCGTGGGCACCCTTTCCACGCCGGCTGGATCGCGCGCGTTCATCTGGCACCACGGCAAGCTCACGGTACTGGGCACCCTCGGAGGGCCCGCGAGCATTGGGATCACCATCAATGATCGCGGCCAGGTGCTCGGACGGACCAGTAATGCCAGCGGCCAGCCGCGGGTCTTCTTCTGGGATCGGGGAGCGATGGTCGACCTTGGCCCGGTACAGACCTTTGGGATCAACAATCGCGGTGAAGCCTATGCGAACTTCATCGCGGATGGCACGGTGCACGCTCACTTGCTGACCTTTGCGAACGAGCCAGCGCCAGCCAGCTCCAACTGCGCGCTGCTTCGCACACAAAGTGCTCCGGCCGACGCGGCGCGTCTCCAGACGGTCCCCAATCCTTTTCGCACCGATGTGATCCTGCAGCTCTCGCTTCCTCAGACCGCGGAAGTCGAGGCGAGTGTCTATGACATCTCGGGCCGTCTCCTGCGACGGCTTCAGCGCGGACCGCTTGGCGCCGGCCAACAGCGGCTCTTCTGGGATGGACGGGACGACAGGGGCCAGGACGCGGGTACGGGCGTCTTCCTCGTACAAGCGCGGTCGGTATCGTGGAACTTGAGCAGGAAGGTGTTCCGGACGAAGTGA
- a CDS encoding acetate--CoA ligase family protein, with product MNSGRAVQEPATAVRPAGLDAVFRPRSIAVIGASRERGTVGAEIFHNLLEHGFQGPVYPVNPKADVVQSVHAYSAIEEIEGDVDLAVVVVPALRVNDIVEACGRKGVRAVVVISAGFKETGAEGRERERRLLELARRYGMRVVGPNCLGVLNTEAGVRLDATFAPTFPPPGSVAFSSQSGALGLAILELAAKLGIGISHFISVGNKADVSGNDLIEYWESDAGTRTILLYLESFGNPRKFLQIARRVARQKPIVAVKSGRTRAGMRAASSHTGSLAGADTAVSALCEQAGVIRTDTIEELFDVAMLLANQPVPRGPRVGIVTNAGGPGIMASDACETSGLEVVTLEESTVSALRDFLPAEASTRNPVDMIASATPESFEKAVRLVANDPNVDAVVVLYVPPIVTRPLEVAQAIVRGNEAAIADASASGRPPKPVLSCFLGSHGVPEGLRSLQEAHIPSYGFPESAAIALARAVRYGRWRETPEGRVRRFDDVDVAVARAALAGASHAGGNDARWLAPEAVRALLEAYRIPSPATVLAATPDAAARAAEQVGYPVALKLASETITHKSDVGGVVLDVRRAEEAVHAFERMARQLEKQGRRAEMQGVTVQPMLRGGVEAVIGMTRDASFGPLLMFGLGGTQVELLKDVVFRVHPLSDRDAAEMVRRIKGARLFDGYRGAPPSDVGALEEMLMRVSQMVGDHPEIVEMDLNPVSVRERGQGCIVLDARIAVHAAPATAKP from the coding sequence ATGAACAGCGGGCGTGCGGTGCAGGAGCCAGCGACGGCAGTTCGCCCGGCAGGGCTCGACGCCGTGTTCCGCCCGCGCTCGATCGCGGTCATCGGCGCCTCGCGAGAGCGTGGAACCGTAGGCGCCGAGATCTTCCACAACCTGCTCGAGCACGGCTTTCAGGGTCCGGTCTATCCCGTGAACCCCAAGGCCGATGTCGTGCAGTCCGTCCACGCCTATTCGGCCATCGAGGAGATCGAAGGCGACGTCGATCTCGCGGTCGTCGTGGTGCCCGCGCTCCGTGTGAACGACATCGTCGAAGCGTGCGGACGGAAAGGCGTGCGCGCAGTCGTGGTGATCAGCGCCGGATTCAAGGAAACCGGCGCCGAAGGCCGGGAGCGCGAGCGGCGCCTGCTCGAGCTGGCGCGGCGTTACGGCATGCGGGTCGTGGGTCCCAACTGTCTCGGCGTGCTCAACACCGAGGCGGGCGTGCGCCTGGACGCGACCTTCGCGCCCACATTTCCGCCGCCGGGGTCGGTCGCTTTCTCTTCGCAGAGCGGCGCGCTCGGACTGGCCATCCTCGAGCTCGCCGCCAAGCTCGGCATCGGCATCTCCCACTTCATCAGCGTCGGCAACAAGGCCGATGTGTCGGGCAACGATCTCATCGAGTACTGGGAGAGCGATGCCGGCACGCGAACCATCCTGCTCTACCTCGAGTCCTTCGGAAATCCGCGGAAGTTCCTCCAGATCGCCCGCCGCGTGGCGCGGCAGAAGCCCATCGTGGCGGTCAAGAGCGGCCGCACCCGAGCGGGGATGCGGGCCGCATCCTCACACACCGGATCGCTGGCCGGCGCCGACACCGCCGTGAGTGCTCTGTGCGAGCAGGCGGGCGTGATCCGCACCGACACCATCGAGGAGCTGTTCGACGTCGCGATGCTGCTCGCCAACCAGCCGGTGCCTCGCGGCCCGCGCGTCGGCATCGTCACCAACGCCGGGGGGCCGGGCATCATGGCCTCGGATGCCTGCGAAACCAGCGGTCTGGAGGTGGTGACGCTGGAAGAGTCCACCGTGTCCGCGCTGCGCGACTTCCTGCCCGCCGAAGCCAGCACCAGGAATCCGGTGGACATGATCGCGTCCGCGACGCCGGAGTCGTTCGAGAAGGCCGTTCGCCTGGTGGCCAACGATCCCAACGTCGACGCCGTGGTGGTGCTCTACGTGCCGCCCATCGTCACCCGGCCGCTCGAGGTCGCCCAGGCGATCGTGCGTGGCAACGAGGCGGCCATCGCCGACGCATCGGCGTCGGGCCGCCCGCCCAAACCGGTGCTGTCGTGCTTCCTGGGCTCGCACGGAGTGCCGGAAGGCCTGCGGTCGCTCCAGGAGGCGCACATCCCCTCGTATGGGTTCCCGGAGTCGGCGGCCATCGCGCTGGCGAGAGCGGTTCGTTACGGGCGCTGGCGTGAAACTCCGGAGGGGCGGGTTCGCCGCTTCGACGACGTGGATGTGGCCGTGGCGCGCGCCGCCCTGGCAGGAGCGTCCCATGCCGGCGGAAACGACGCGCGCTGGCTCGCGCCCGAAGCCGTGCGGGCGCTGCTCGAGGCCTATCGCATCCCGTCGCCGGCGACGGTTCTGGCCGCGACTCCGGATGCGGCGGCGCGCGCCGCCGAGCAGGTCGGCTACCCGGTCGCGCTCAAGCTGGCTTCAGAGACGATCACCCACAAGTCCGACGTCGGCGGCGTGGTGCTCGACGTTCGCCGCGCGGAGGAGGCGGTCCATGCCTTCGAACGCATGGCGCGCCAGCTGGAGAAGCAAGGCCGCCGCGCCGAGATGCAGGGGGTCACCGTGCAGCCGATGTTGCGCGGCGGGGTCGAGGCCGTCATCGGAATGACCCGCGATGCATCGTTCGGCCCGCTCCTGATGTTCGGCCTCGGCGGCACCCAGGTGGAGCTGCTGAAGGACGTCGTGTTCCGTGTGCATCCACTCTCCGACCGTGACGCCGCCGAGATGGTGCGCCGGATCAAGGGGGCTCGGCTGTTCGACGGCTATCGTGGCGCGCCCCCGAGCGATGTGGGAGCGCTCGAGGAGATGCTGATGCGTGTCTCTCAGATGGTCGGCGACCATCCCGAAATCGTGGAGATGGATCTCAATCCGGTGAGCGTGCGCGAGCGGGGACAGGGATGCATCGTGCTGGATGCGCGCATCGCGGTACATGCCGCTCCGGCTACAGCAAAGCCCTGA
- a CDS encoding SDR family oxidoreductase → MDLGLKGRVALVAAASRGLGRAIAAALAAEGAQVGICARGAEPLERAREEIASSTGAEIHAVTADVSTREGIAAVTREVTRRFGRIDILVGNAGGPPAGLFGAHDWEAWQRAVDLTLRSAVELTRAVLPGMRERRWGRVIHVTSLTVKQPIDGLMLSTSIRAAVTGFARTLATEVAAEGVTVNTILPGFMNTERIVELNQATAAREGVAVETVERRTLEQIPARRIGEPRELAALAAFLASDRAAYITGQSIAVDGGWIRALL, encoded by the coding sequence ATGGATCTCGGCCTGAAGGGTCGCGTCGCCCTGGTGGCCGCGGCGAGCCGTGGCCTGGGCCGCGCGATTGCCGCGGCTCTGGCCGCGGAGGGCGCGCAGGTCGGGATCTGCGCCCGCGGCGCCGAGCCGCTCGAGCGGGCACGCGAGGAGATCGCCTCGAGCACGGGCGCCGAGATCCATGCGGTGACGGCCGACGTCTCGACGCGCGAAGGCATCGCGGCCGTCACCCGCGAGGTCACCCGCCGTTTCGGACGGATCGACATCCTGGTCGGCAATGCCGGGGGGCCGCCGGCCGGCCTGTTCGGCGCCCACGACTGGGAGGCGTGGCAGCGCGCGGTCGACCTCACGCTGCGGAGCGCCGTGGAGCTGACGCGCGCGGTGCTGCCCGGCATGCGCGAGCGCCGGTGGGGACGGGTGATCCACGTCACCTCGCTCACGGTGAAGCAGCCGATCGACGGCCTCATGCTCTCGACGTCGATCCGCGCCGCGGTCACCGGGTTCGCCCGCACGCTCGCCACCGAGGTCGCGGCCGAAGGCGTGACCGTGAACACCATCCTGCCCGGCTTCATGAACACCGAGCGCATCGTGGAGCTGAACCAGGCCACGGCCGCGCGCGAAGGCGTGGCAGTGGAGACCGTGGAGCGCCGCACGCTCGAGCAGATTCCGGCGCGCCGCATCGGCGAGCCGCGAGAGCTGGCGGCGCTGGCCGCGTTCCTGGCGTCCGACCGCGCGGCCTACATCACCGGGCAGTCGATCGCGGTGGACGGAGGCTGGATCAGGGCTTTGCTGTAG
- a CDS encoding ECF-type sigma factor: protein MDRDPTQVLLAAAGDPGERARQELFVLLYDELHARAVRLMRRERPDHTLRPTALVHEAYLRLIDQSRVSGSDRALFGQTAARAMRQILVDHARRRNALKRGGGATRITLDTDSAARPDTTLDVLAIHQALDALKELDERAASVVEMRIFAGMTLDEVAAVLGVSRRTVDGDWAFARRWLAREMR, encoded by the coding sequence TTGGATCGGGACCCCACGCAGGTACTGCTGGCCGCCGCGGGAGACCCCGGTGAGCGCGCGCGTCAGGAGCTTTTCGTGCTCCTCTACGACGAGCTGCATGCGCGCGCCGTCCGCCTCATGCGCCGGGAGCGTCCCGACCACACCCTGCGGCCGACGGCGCTGGTCCACGAGGCCTATCTGCGGCTGATCGACCAGTCCCGGGTGAGCGGCTCCGATCGCGCTCTGTTCGGGCAAACCGCGGCCCGGGCCATGCGTCAGATCCTCGTGGACCACGCGCGCAGGCGGAATGCGCTCAAACGGGGCGGCGGGGCGACCCGCATCACGCTCGACACCGATTCGGCGGCCAGGCCCGACACCACCCTCGACGTGCTGGCCATCCATCAGGCGCTCGATGCCCTGAAGGAGCTGGACGAGCGCGCGGCAAGCGTGGTCGAGATGCGGATCTTCGCCGGGATGACGCTCGACGAGGTCGCGGCGGTTCTCGGCGTCTCTCGCCGCACCGTGGACGGCGACTGGGCCTTTGCCCGTCGGTGGCTGGCCCGCGAGATGCGCTGA
- a CDS encoding cupin domain-containing protein, with product MSDTPVTFYRWRDMPLEQVSERLSRRLVTGSRMMLAQVRLTKGCVVPRHTHEHEQIAHVLEGALRFWIGEDESQTLVVSAGEVLHIPSHVPHKAEALEDTVVADSFSPPREDWLQRTDDYLRR from the coding sequence ATGTCCGATACCCCGGTGACGTTCTATCGCTGGCGCGACATGCCGCTCGAGCAGGTGTCGGAGCGCCTCAGCCGCCGTCTCGTGACCGGCAGCCGGATGATGCTCGCTCAGGTGAGGCTGACGAAGGGCTGCGTCGTTCCCCGTCACACCCACGAGCACGAGCAGATCGCTCACGTGCTCGAGGGTGCGCTGCGCTTCTGGATCGGCGAGGACGAATCGCAGACGCTGGTCGTATCGGCCGGCGAGGTCCTGCACATTCCCTCCCACGTGCCGCACAAGGCCGAGGCGCTCGAGGACACGGTCGTGGCCGACTCCTTCAGCCCGCCGCGCGAAGACTGGCTCCAGCGCACCGACGACTACCTGCGCCGCTAG
- a CDS encoding HAMP domain-containing sensor histidine kinase: MKRRSLRGRLIVGAILWTIGTALVVNHVSLVLIHTQLSMGVLHYSLMGLMALGVLGAALWQVNSGLSPLRQLRARLGEVRDGSQPRVTGRYPSEVEPLVEDLNALLQDREERVGRALAKAGDLAHGLKTPLAVLAQEAERAERAGQTAVAATLHEQVERMRRQIEYHLAHARAAASRATPQARCVVAESAEGLARTMKRLYVERDIEIVLAVPEPHRVQVQREDLDEMLGNLLDNACKWAKSRVSLESTESEGMVVVRVDDDGPGIEPALREAVLKRGVRADQAAAGSGFGLAIVRDLAELYGGTIELSASPDGGVRARLRLPAA; this comes from the coding sequence ATGAAGCGCCGCTCGCTCCGCGGGCGGCTGATCGTCGGCGCGATCCTGTGGACCATCGGCACCGCGCTCGTCGTGAACCATGTGTCTCTGGTGCTGATCCACACCCAGCTGTCGATGGGCGTGCTGCACTACAGCCTCATGGGTCTGATGGCGCTCGGAGTCCTCGGCGCGGCGCTGTGGCAGGTGAACAGCGGGCTCTCGCCGCTCCGCCAGCTGAGGGCGCGGCTCGGAGAGGTCCGAGACGGCAGCCAGCCGCGCGTGACGGGCCGCTATCCGTCCGAAGTGGAGCCACTGGTCGAAGATCTGAACGCTTTGCTCCAGGATCGCGAGGAGCGGGTTGGCCGCGCGCTCGCCAAGGCAGGGGACCTCGCTCACGGCCTCAAGACGCCGCTCGCGGTCCTGGCCCAGGAAGCCGAGCGCGCCGAGCGCGCGGGGCAGACCGCGGTCGCGGCCACGCTCCACGAGCAGGTGGAGCGCATGCGGCGCCAGATCGAGTACCACCTGGCCCACGCGCGCGCCGCCGCCTCTCGCGCCACGCCCCAGGCGCGATGCGTGGTCGCCGAGTCGGCCGAGGGGCTGGCGCGAACCATGAAGCGGCTCTACGTGGAGCGCGACATCGAGATCGTGCTCGCGGTGCCCGAGCCGCATCGGGTCCAGGTGCAGCGCGAGGATCTGGACGAGATGCTCGGCAATCTCCTCGACAACGCATGCAAATGGGCGAAGTCGCGGGTCTCCCTCGAGTCGACGGAGAGCGAGGGCATGGTCGTCGTCCGTGTCGACGACGACGGTCCCGGCATCGAGCCGGCGCTCCGAGAGGCCGTGCTCAAGCGCGGCGTGCGCGCCGATCAGGCGGCGGCGGGCTCGGGCTTCGGACTGGCGATCGTGCGGGATCTGGCCGAGCTCTACGGAGGAACGATCGAGCTCTCCGCATCACCCGATGGCGGCGTGCGTGCCCGCCTGAGACTGCCGGCCGCGTGA
- a CDS encoding ABC transporter ATP-binding protein, translating to MITLRDVTKTYETPAGPFVALHAIDLDVRPGEFVAVVGRSGSGKSTLLNMVAGIDRPTAGTVAVGGASLERLSHDRLAQWRGRTVGVVFQFFQLLPTLTALENVLLPMDFCGVIPASQRRARALELLERVEVPEQADKLPAALSGGQQQRVAIARALANDPPLIVADEPTGNLDSATSEAIFRLFGELASQGKTVVLVTHEREAVSGANRTVTLVDGRVAS from the coding sequence ATGATCACTCTACGCGACGTCACCAAGACCTACGAGACACCCGCAGGACCGTTCGTAGCGCTCCACGCGATCGACCTCGACGTCCGCCCCGGAGAGTTCGTGGCGGTGGTCGGGCGATCGGGGAGCGGCAAGTCCACGTTGCTCAACATGGTCGCGGGCATCGATCGGCCCACGGCCGGAACCGTCGCCGTCGGCGGCGCATCTCTCGAACGGCTGTCGCACGACCGGCTGGCGCAATGGCGGGGCCGCACCGTGGGGGTGGTCTTCCAGTTCTTTCAGCTGCTTCCCACGCTCACCGCGCTCGAGAACGTGCTCCTGCCGATGGACTTCTGCGGCGTGATCCCGGCGAGCCAGCGCCGGGCGCGAGCGCTCGAGCTGCTGGAGCGGGTCGAGGTGCCCGAGCAGGCGGACAAGCTGCCTGCCGCCCTCTCGGGAGGCCAGCAGCAACGTGTCGCCATCGCTCGGGCGCTGGCCAACGATCCGCCGCTCATCGTGGCCGACGAGCCCACCGGCAATCTGGATTCGGCCACGAGCGAGGCGATCTTCCGGTTGTTCGGCGAGCTGGCGAGCCAGGGCAAGACGGTGGTGCTCGTCACCCACGAGCGCGAAGCCGTGTCGGGTGCCAACCGCACCGTGACCCTGGTGGACGGCCGGGTGGCCTCGTGA
- a CDS encoding response regulator transcription factor: MKVLVVEDERALARQLATSLGEAGYAVDCAADGERADFLAQTERYDAILLDLGLPESDGLTLLRQWREGGVSAPVLVLTARGSWHEKVQGIDGGADDYVAKPFRMEEVLARLRALIRRASGQVTPELRCGAVTLDPRSAKVTRDGAPVKLTSHEFRVLSYLMHHRGRVVSQAELTEHIYAQSFDRDSNTVEVFIARLRRKLGASFIETVRGLGYRIGGAG; the protein is encoded by the coding sequence GTGAAGGTTCTGGTGGTCGAGGACGAGCGCGCGCTGGCCCGTCAGCTCGCGACTTCGCTGGGCGAGGCGGGCTATGCCGTCGACTGCGCGGCCGATGGCGAGCGCGCCGACTTCCTGGCGCAGACCGAGCGCTACGACGCGATCCTGCTGGATCTCGGGCTCCCCGAGAGCGACGGTCTCACGCTGCTCCGCCAGTGGCGCGAAGGCGGCGTGAGCGCTCCGGTGCTCGTGCTCACGGCGCGGGGCAGCTGGCACGAGAAAGTGCAGGGCATCGACGGCGGCGCCGACGACTACGTGGCGAAGCCGTTCCGCATGGAGGAAGTGCTGGCGCGGTTGCGGGCGTTGATTCGGCGGGCCAGCGGGCAAGTCACGCCGGAGCTCCGATGCGGGGCCGTCACGCTCGACCCGCGGAGCGCCAAGGTGACTCGCGACGGCGCGCCGGTGAAGCTCACCAGCCACGAGTTCCGCGTCCTGTCCTACCTCATGCACCATCGCGGCCGCGTCGTCTCGCAGGCCGAGCTCACCGAGCACATCTATGCCCAGAGCTTCGACCGCGACTCCAACACCGTGGAGGTGTTCATCGCGCGCCTGCGCCGCAAGCTCGGCGCATCGTTCATCGAAACGGTGAGAGGCCTCGGCTACCGGATCGGAGGCGCCGGATGA
- a CDS encoding FtsX-like permease family protein: MIAPRWRKVLRDVLERPGRSALAVLALSAGVFEIGALLYKYAVLQPVLTTMYEKTRPASATLSVDGMSDALVDSVRRVRGVADAEVRPVMMARARTGPDEWTPVIVNVIRDFDGQRIDTFEPESGAWPPAEGQVLIERSAMEFAKLTVGDSLRVRTPGGEERSLLVAGTVHAPGLPPAWMDHFIPAFVSWSSVLRDHDAVASLEEPSQVRIVVADHPLEEGYIREVADSVKAVLERQGRTVTRVTVPTPGRHPHADQMDAFLYLLGAFGILSFLLSAVLVASMIHALLAEQVRQVGIMKALGATTWQIARLYLGQVALLSLLALAVGIPLGLAVGQAYAKFSASILNADVTSAPFPVWVVLAEVAAGIAVPLLVALGPVLRASRITIHQALSGDTAPRPFGTRSIERWLAGQAWLPRPFLLSLRTTFARRARLALTVTLLALGGACFMSAMNVSAAWDRAVREDFSRRRYDLTVFLRERQEVARIEALVRKDPDVAHVEFWPGGMPYLIGEGGVPGQQVALVGPNARTKLLELPVSQGRWLSPADSMGAVINQGVVLRNASLAVGRDVSLRMQGRTVSIPIVGVVKELTPMPIIYAAQPAVYAALGEDGSKTRAARIVTREHDDATQRAVARRLERAFAEEGIEVSGLQRTTDARQAILDHLVIIYAVLGFASMIVVFVGALGLTSSLLLGVVQRTREIGVLGAIGATPATISRHVWLEGVLIGLLSWVMALLLAAPISAGLEAAVGSIFFRSPLPFSMSALAAAIWLLLVVVLGSLSSFYPAWRASRLPIRQALTHV, from the coding sequence GTGATCGCACCGCGCTGGCGCAAGGTCCTGCGCGACGTGCTCGAGCGTCCCGGACGCTCGGCGCTCGCGGTGCTGGCCCTGTCGGCCGGTGTCTTCGAGATCGGCGCGCTCCTCTACAAGTACGCCGTCCTCCAGCCGGTCCTCACCACGATGTACGAGAAGACGCGGCCGGCCTCGGCCACGCTGTCGGTGGATGGCATGAGCGACGCGCTGGTCGACTCCGTCCGCCGCGTGCGAGGCGTCGCCGACGCCGAGGTCCGGCCGGTCATGATGGCGCGCGCGCGCACGGGGCCGGACGAGTGGACGCCGGTGATCGTCAACGTGATCCGCGACTTCGACGGCCAGCGGATCGACACCTTCGAGCCCGAGTCGGGCGCCTGGCCGCCCGCCGAGGGGCAGGTCCTGATCGAGCGCAGCGCCATGGAATTCGCAAAGCTCACGGTTGGCGACTCGCTGCGCGTGCGCACTCCGGGGGGTGAGGAGCGCTCGCTGCTGGTCGCCGGCACCGTCCACGCTCCGGGGCTGCCGCCGGCGTGGATGGATCACTTCATCCCCGCGTTCGTGAGCTGGAGCTCGGTGCTGCGCGACCACGATGCGGTCGCGAGCCTCGAGGAGCCCTCGCAGGTGCGCATCGTGGTGGCCGATCACCCGCTCGAGGAAGGCTACATCCGCGAGGTCGCCGATTCGGTCAAGGCGGTTCTCGAGCGTCAAGGGCGCACGGTCACCCGGGTCACCGTGCCCACGCCCGGGCGTCATCCACACGCCGACCAGATGGATGCCTTCCTCTATTTGCTCGGCGCTTTCGGAATTCTCAGCTTCCTGCTCAGCGCCGTGCTCGTGGCCAGCATGATCCACGCGCTGCTCGCCGAGCAGGTGCGCCAGGTGGGGATCATGAAAGCGCTGGGTGCCACGACCTGGCAGATCGCCCGTCTCTACCTCGGACAGGTCGCGCTGCTCTCCCTTCTGGCCCTGGCGGTCGGCATCCCGCTGGGGCTCGCGGTCGGCCAGGCCTACGCGAAATTCTCGGCGAGCATACTCAACGCCGACGTCACGAGCGCGCCATTCCCGGTGTGGGTGGTGCTCGCCGAGGTGGCGGCCGGCATCGCGGTGCCGCTCCTCGTCGCGCTGGGTCCCGTGCTGCGCGCATCGCGCATCACCATCCACCAGGCGCTGAGCGGCGACACGGCGCCGCGCCCGTTCGGAACACGGAGCATCGAGCGCTGGCTGGCGGGGCAGGCCTGGCTTCCTCGCCCCTTCCTGCTCTCGCTGCGCACCACGTTCGCGCGGCGGGCGCGGCTCGCGCTCACGGTGACCCTGCTGGCGCTGGGGGGCGCGTGCTTCATGTCGGCGATGAACGTTTCCGCGGCCTGGGACCGCGCCGTGCGCGAGGACTTCAGCCGCCGCCGCTACGACCTGACCGTGTTCCTGCGCGAGCGGCAAGAGGTCGCGCGGATCGAGGCGCTGGTGCGCAAGGATCCCGACGTCGCGCACGTCGAGTTCTGGCCCGGGGGCATGCCGTACTTGATCGGCGAGGGCGGAGTGCCGGGGCAGCAGGTGGCGCTGGTGGGGCCCAACGCGCGCACCAAGCTGCTCGAGCTGCCGGTCTCGCAGGGGCGCTGGCTGTCCCCTGCGGACTCCATGGGCGCGGTGATCAATCAGGGCGTCGTGCTCCGCAACGCTTCGCTCGCCGTCGGCCGCGACGTGAGCTTGCGAATGCAAGGGCGCACGGTCTCGATCCCCATCGTGGGCGTGGTGAAAGAGCTCACTCCGATGCCCATCATCTACGCGGCACAGCCCGCGGTCTACGCGGCGCTGGGCGAGGACGGATCGAAGACGCGAGCCGCGCGGATCGTGACCCGGGAGCACGACGACGCGACGCAGCGAGCGGTGGCTCGCCGGCTGGAGCGCGCCTTCGCGGAGGAAGGGATCGAGGTGAGCGGCCTGCAGCGCACCACCGACGCGCGGCAGGCGATCCTCGATCACCTGGTCATCATCTACGCGGTGCTCGGGTTCGCCTCGATGATCGTGGTGTTCGTCGGGGCGCTCGGGCTCACCTCGTCCTTGCTGCTCGGCGTGGTGCAGCGCACGCGCGAGATCGGCGTGCTCGGAGCGATCGGCGCGACGCCGGCCACGATCTCGCGTCACGTCTGGCTCGAAGGCGTCCTCATCGGCCTCCTGAGCTGGGTCATGGCCCTCCTTCTGGCGGCGCCCATCAGCGCCGGCCTCGAAGCCGCGGTGGGCAGCATCTTCTTCCGCAGCCCGCTCCCGTTCTCGATGTCTGCGCTCGCCGCGGCGATCTGGCTTCTGCTCGTCGTCGTGCTCGGGTCGCTGAGCAGCTTCTACCCCGCATGGCGGGCCTCCCGGCTTCCGATCCGGCAGGCACTGACCCATGTGTGA